TTGGCGACGTCGAGTACGCCTGAGCTGCAGCGTCGGTTCACGGTCAAGTTGAGGAGGAGGCCGCGGCCCCCGTCGACGGTGGGAAAGTGGTCGAGGAAGCCGACCAGGTTGTCGGCCGACGCGCCCCGCCACCCGTAGATCGCCTGACACGGGTCGCCGACGGCCGTCACCGGATGGCCACGCCCCTCCTCCGGAGTCGCACCGGAGAACAGACCCTGAAGCATCAGCCGCTGGGCGACCGAGGTGTCTTGGTACTCGTCGAGCAGCACGACGGCGAATCGCGCGCGCTGGTCGGCCGAAACCTCCGGCGAGCGATCCGCGAGGATCGCGCCGCGGGCCATCTGGTCGGAGAAGTCCATCACCGCGTCGCGCGACTTGGTCTCGCGATACTCGGCGATGACGGCGGCCAACTCCGCCCGCTTGGCGGTAGTGGTCAGCGCATCGGTGACGGCTTTCAACGGTCGCTTGCGAGTGGAGTTCTCGACATCGAGCTCATGCGCGTACTTCTCGTCGTACGCGAGCAGCTCGTCGATCGGCACCAGATGATCGTTGAGCTGGCCGTCGAGATGCACCAGGTCGTTGACGATCGTCGGCATCCAGGTGGTGAGGTTGGCGATCGGGCCGCGATGGGACTGAATCGCCTGCGCAGCGCGCTGGAACCGCGAGGCATCGGAGACGATCCGCAGATCGGGCTCGAAGCCGATGCGAAGGCCGTGCTCACTCAGCAACGCGCCCGCGTAGGCGTGGTACGTCGACACCGTCGGCTCGCCGAGCTCGTCGAGGAACCCGTGGATGCCGGCATCGTCGGCGAGCAGACCGAGCGCGGCCCGGATGCGTACGGCGAGCTCGGCAGCCGCCTTGTTGGTGAACGTCAGGCCGAGCACCGCATCGGGAGCGACGATGCCGCGACCGACCAGCCAGACGACTCGCGCAGCCATCACCGTGGTCTTGCCCGATCCTGCGCCGGCGATGATGGCCGACGGCTTGTCGAGCGGTGCCGTGATCGCCGCCAGCTGCTGACTACTGAAGGGGATGCCGAGAACGTCGCACAGATGCGCCTCATCGCGCAGCAGCACCCGAAGGGGTGCTTCGTCGGACGCACCCTGGGACACGTGATCGCCTTCGGTTACGCCGGTCATTCGTCTCTCCACGGCTGCGGGTCGTCGACCGACGGCGCCGCGAGGATCGTACGCCCCTCGGGCTGGGCGGGACACGATGACCGGAACTCGCAGAAGCGGCACATCGTGCCGGGTGTCGCGGGGAACGACTCCGTACGTATCCGGGCTAGGGCGTCGGTGAGTTGTTCGTACGCGACGAACGACGGTGAGCCTTCGGGCGCCGCCTGCGGCTGCACCTTGGGCGAATCGGCCTCGCGGGCACCCGCGGGTACGCGCAACTGGACGAGCTCCGCGCCGCCCGCCTCGACTGGGCCGTCGACCAGCTCGTCGACCGCGCCATGCTGGACCGCCACCTGGTAGACGCCCAGCTGGGGATGCTCTGCGAGGTCCTTAGCCTTGACGGCCTTCTTACCTGTCTTGAGGTCGATGACGTGCACACGACCGCCGTCGTCGACCTCGACTCGGTCCATCGACCCCCGCAGACGCACGGTGTCGCCGCCGATCGGCACCTCGACCTCGAATGAGTGCTCCGCCGCAAGCGCTTCACGACCGCGAGCGCTCAGGTGCCAGTTGACGAAGCGTTCGATCGCTCTTCGTGCCTCGCCTCGTTCGAGCGTCGACACCCACGGCGCCGCGAAGTCGAGGCGCTGCCAGACGTCGTCGAGATGGGCATCGAGGACGTCCGGATCAGCCGCGAGGTCGCCGTCGATGACCTCTGCGGCCAACGCATGCAGCAGAGTGCCGAACCCCTGTGCGGTCGTGCCAGGAGTCTCGCCGCGTGCCTCGTGACTCAGGAACCACTTCAGCGGGCAGCTGACGATGCCGTCGAGGCTGCTGCCCGAAAGGTCGACCGGCCGATCGGCAGGGCGTACGGGCACCTCGCTGCGGGTCTCGTCGCGTACGCCCCACCAGCTGTCGGGGTCGGCGCACGCGACCACGACATCACCCGTCGCCGGAGCAGCCAGGCGGGCGAGCCGGGCAACGGCCTCGGCGCGTACGGCATCGCTCGAGGTCGTCTCGACGACGCGCCGCAGCTCGCCGACCGCACCGCGCAAGGACAGCGGACGGCGCGGCCGCCCGCGGGACTCGGGCCGACCGGGGCCGTTCAGTGCGGTGTGCAGCTCGGTGAAGAAGCGTGACGGCTGGTCGCCGTCGTCGACCGGACTCTGCACCGCGGTGACGATGACGCGCTCCATCGCCCGGGTCACGGCAACATAGAAGAGCCGCCGCTCCTCGGCCAATCGTTCGGCCAGCGACGGTGGCTCCTGCACGCCGTCACGCGCGAGGCGGTCGGTCTGCAGCAGCGTGCCGCGGTAGCGGACGTCGGGCCAGACGCCGTCCTGGACGCCGCTGACCACGACGATGCGCCACTCCAGGCCCTTCGAACGGTGTGCAGTGAGCAGGCGGACAGCAGACCCGCGTACGCCCAGCTCGCCCAGTGGCTCGGCCGGAATCTGCTGATCTTCGAGCTCGGCGAGGAACTGCGTGACGCCGCGGCGCTGGTATCGCTCCTCCGCCCGCGAGGCCGACTCGAACAACGCACAGATCGCATCGAGGTCGCGGTGTGCGTTGGCGGCCCGATCGCCACCGCTCTCGGCATCGGCACGCAGACGGTCGCCCCAACTCGAGGAGTGCCACAGCATCCACAACAGCGCCTCCGGAGACGCATGCGACCGCCGCGCCTCGACGGCGCGGGCGATGAGTCGGGCGAGCCGGTACGCCGGCTCGGCACCGTCACAGCGGATCTGGGTGAACACCGCGGGCTGCACGAGCGCCTCGGCGAGCAACTCTCGTGACGGACGCGGCCGGCGGGACTCGCCGCCGTCGTCGGGCTCGCTGTCGAGGCGGCGCAGTTCGCGTGCGACTCGGCGCAGCTCGCCCCCGTCGAGGCCGCCGAGCGGACCAGAGAGCAGGGTTGCAACGTCGTCCGGATCGGGGTCGACATCGCGCACCAGCCCGTCGATGACCCGAAGGGCGAGCAACAACGGCTGCACGGCGGGCTCAGTGCGCAACGGCACCTCGTCGCCTGCGACCTCGGTCGGCACACCAGCAGCGTTGAGCGCACGTTGCAACTTCGGGATCGCCGCACCGGTGCGTACGAGAACTGCCATCTGCGACCAGTCGACCTTGTCGTCGAGGTGTGCGCGCCGGAGCAATAACGCGATGTGCTCGGCCTCGGCGTTGGCGGAGGCGTACGCGTACGCCTCGACGGAGCCGTCGCCGTACGTGGGCTCGACCGGCTGGGGCGAGCGGAACGCGCGGAACGCTTCACCGTCGATGGCCCCCGACGAACCCAGTCGCTCGATCACCCGTCTCGACGCGTCTACGATGTGGCGACCGAAGCGACGGGTGGATGTCAGGGCCAAGGTGGTCGCGCGCGAACCATCGTGCGTACGGAACTCGTCGGGGAACCGCATGATGCCGCGTACGTCTGAGCCGCGGAACCCGTAGATCGACTGATCGGGGTCGCCGACGGCGATCAGATCGCGGCCGTCGCCGGCGAGCGCCTTGAGCAGCGAGACCTGGGCGGGGTCGGTGTCTTGGTACTCGTCGACCACCACCAGCGGGAACTCCGCGCGTAGCTCCGCCTGGTGCTGCGGATCGTGGGCGATGATCAGCGCACGGTGCACCAACTCGGCATAGTCGACGAGATTCTGAGCGTCGAAGACGTCGAGGTACTCGCCGAAGAAGTCGGCCGCGGACCGCCAGTCTGCCCGGTCGTGCCGTAGGGCGTTCTCCGCGATGTCGACCGGGTCGAGGCCGAGCGAACGCGCCTGGGCCATGAAGCGCTGCAGCTCCGAGGCGAACCCTCTCGTACGAAGAGCAGGCCGAAGCGCCTCCGGCCACAGGATGCGGCCATCGGACCTCGCTCCCTCGACCAGCTCGCGAATGCGAACATCCTGCTCGGGCGCCGACAACAGCCGCAACGGATCGAGGAACGCCTCGGGATCCTGGTAGCGCCGGATGAGCGCGTAACAGAACGAGTGGAACGTCGCGGCGTACGGCGCCGTCGCCTGTTGCCGGAGCCGGCCGGCGATGCGCGTACGAAGGTCGTCGGCCGCCTTGCGCCCGAACGTCAGCACCAACACCTGCTCGGGTTTCAGCCCCCGGCGCTCGACACGATCGACGACCGCCTCGACCAGCGTGGTCGTCTTGCCCGTGCCCGGGCCCGCCAGCACGAGCAGCGGGCCTTGCGCATGCTCGACGACCGCGCGCTGACTCGCGTCGAGCGTCGGCGGCTCGACAGCGCCGCGCGGTCGCTGCAGCACGTACTGGACAGGCATGTGTCCCATGACAACAGACGGCGGTGACAGGCGCAGGAGCACGTGCGCGATGGTGTGGATTGCTGGGTTTGCTGGCGGCGGGTGTTTGGGTTCGTTGTCGACTTTCGCGCTTCCTCTGGTACGACTACTCGCCGCTTCGCTTCTCGTCGCCGTCGGCTTTTCGTACATCTTCGGCGACTACCCGGCTGCCCGATTCCGTCTCGCTGTCGGGTTTCCCCTTCCGCCGTACGACTACCCGCTTGCCCGCATCGGCTTCGCTGTCGGCTTTCCCGGCTCCTTCGGCTGGGGAAAGGACGCGGCGACGCGGGAGCCGCAGCTACGGTGCTCGGGTTGCTTGCCGGCTCTCCCGTTCCAGTCGGCTTTTGCGGGGTCGATGGGGTGGCGCTTTACCAAGTAAACATGGTGAAACTCCACTTTGCACGGCAGGGACACCGTGCAAAGCGTCAGGTTGCCGTGCCCGTTGGTACGTAGGTGGCCACCGTGACAGGAGTCCACTCACTCGGGGTCGCGCGCGCCGACCGTCGTTGCGGTTTGCCTTGGTACCAAGGCAAACCGCACCCCGCAGCCGTACGCCCCAAGGCAAATGGTCACTGTCCCAAGGGACACTCCCCGTGGACAGTGACAATCGTCCTTGGGAAGCACCTAACCTTACCCCGGACGCATCCCGAAGTGGCGGGGAAGCCGCCAAGCAACCGAACCGAACTGGCGCCTCCGCGCGTCGCCGCGTCTTTCACCCAGCCGAAGGAAGGCGTAAGCCGACGGCGCACCGTAATCGGGCAGGCGGGTAGTCGCGCCGAAGGAGCGTGGAGCGCCGACCGCGTCGGGGAATCGGGCAGGCGGGTAGTCGCACGGTAGAACCGCGAAGATCGACAGCGGAGCCGAACCGAAGCTGCTGAATGCCGCCTCGCCTAATCCCAGCAACTGAGAAAGCGAGTCCGTTCGCTAGCCCGATTGTGAACCCATCGCCCGAACACCGCCGCGCATTGGCAAGAGGTGCCATAGGTACGGATCGCCCCGCTGGTTAGCCTTCCTCCATGGAGACACCTGGCGCGACCGAACCGACCGGCCCCCTCGACGGCGTACTCGTCCTCGACCTCACGCGTGCTCTTGCAGGACCGCACGCAGGCATGATGCTCGGCGACATGGGCGCCCGGGTGATCAAGATCGAGAGTCCGGGCGGAGACGACAGCCGCGGTTGGGGCCCGCCGTTCCTCGGCGACGGTGACGACCGCGAGTCGACGTACTTCATGTCGGCCAACCGCAACAAGGAGTCGGTCACCCTCAACCTCAAGGACGACGCCGACAAGGACGTTCTCGCCAGGCTCGTCCGTCGCGCCGACGTACTCCTGGAGAACTTCCGGGTCGGTGTGCTCGATCGCCTCGGCTTCAGTGTCGAGCGTCTGCACGAGCTCAACCCGCGTCTCGTCATCATGTCCATCACGGGATTCGGCCACGACGGACCCGAGGCGGCGCGCGCAGGGTATGACCAGATCGCCCAAGGCGAGGCCGGACTGATGAGCATCACCGGCACCGACCCCGCGGAGCCGACCAAGGTCGGCGTACCGATCTCCGACCTGCTCGCCGGGATGAACGGCGCGTACGGCGTCGTCGCGGCGCTGTACGAGCGCGAGCGCACGGGCAAGGGTCGCGTCGTACGAACGTCCCTGATCGCCGGTGTCGTCGGTGTGCACGCATACCAAGGCACCCGCTGGACGGTCGGACACGAGGTGCCGGAGATGTCCGGCCCGCATCACCCGTCGATCGCCCCGTACGGGTTGTTCCACACCGCAACCGCACCGGTGCAGCTGACCTGCGGCTCGGAGTCACTGTGGCGTTCGTTCGCCGACGCGATCGGACTCGACAAGGACGAGCCGCGGTTCGCGAGCAACCACGACCGCGTCAAGCACCGCGAGGAACTGGTCGCCGAGATCGAGCGGATCTTCGCCGACCAGCCCGCCGAGCACTGGCTCGAACTCCTCACCGAAACCGGCATCCCGTCCGGCAAGGTGCGTACCTTCGACGACGTCTACTCCTGGCCCCAGCTGCTCTCCCAGGGCCTCCTGATCGACGTCGATCACGCGACCAAGGGCACCCTGCAGCTGCCCGGCCCGGCCCTGCGCCTCGACGACAACGCGTACGCCGGCGGACGCGAACACCACACAGCGCCGCCCACCTTGGGCCAGCACAACGAGTCCGTACGCGCCTGGCTGGACGAGTCACCATGACGAGTGCCCGCAAGCGGGTCTCGGCGAAGGAGCTGATCGACAGCGTCGTCGACCACGGCTCGTACGTCTCCTGGGACACCCCTCCCGACCGCACCGGTCTCAGCGAGCAATACGCGGAGCAACTGCGCGCGGCGGAGGAGAAGTCGGGCGTCGACGAGTCAGTGATCACCGGCGAAGGTCTGATCAAGGGCCGCCGGGTTGCTCTCGCAGCCTGCGAGTTCCGCTTTCTTGCGGGTTCGATCGGCATCGCCGCGTCCCGCCGCCTCATCCGCGCCATCGAGCGGGCAACCGCCGAGGGCATCCCCCTGCTCGCGTCACCGACGTCGGGCGGCACCCGGATGCAGGAGGGCACGGTCGCGTTCGTCGAGATGGCGAAGATCTCCGCCGCCATCGCCCGGCACAAGGCGAAAGGCCTCGCGTACCTGGTCTACTTGCGCAACCCCACGACCGGCGGCGTCATGGCGTCGTGGGGGTCGCTCGGGCACATCACCGTCGCCGAGCCCGGCGCTCTGGTCGGCTTCCTCGGCCCGCGCGTGTACGAGGCGCTGTACGAGAAGGAGTTCCCCGACGGCGTGCAGACCTCGGAGAACCTCTTCGCACACGGGCTCATCGACGGCGTGCTGCCGCCCGAAGACATCCCCGAGATCGTCGACCGTGCGCTTGCCGTCATCACCGCCGATCCGCCTGAGCCGGTGCCGGACCCAGGCTCCGAGGGCGTCGCTGACGTCGATGCATGGGATTCCATCGAGCGGTCCCGTCGCTCCGAGCGCCCCGGCGTACGTAGGTTCTTGCGGTACGCCGCAACCGACGTGATCCCGCTGAACGGCACCGGGCAGGGCGAGTCCGATCCGGGCATGATGCTCGCGCTCGCACGTTTCGAAGGCGCGCCGTGCGTATTGCTCGGACAGGTACAGCCACCGGGTAACCGCGAGCTGGTGGCGATGGGTCCGGGCGGCCTGCGCGCTGCCCGCCGCGGTATGCGGCTCGCCCGTCAGCTCCGGCTGCCGCTCGTCACGGTGATCGACACACCAGGTGCGGCACTCTCGCCCGAGGCAGAGGAGGGCGGGCTCGCCGGCGAGATCGCGCGGTGCCTCGCCGACCTCGTGACGCTCACGGCGCCGTCGGTCAGCATCCTGCTCGGTCAGGGATGCGGAGGCGGAGCGCTCGCGCTCCTGCCCGCCAACCGGATCATCGCCGCCCAGCACGCGTGGCTGTCTCCCCTACCACCGGAGGGGGCCTCTGCGATCGTGTACCGCACTGCGGACCACGCACCTGACATGGCGCGCGACCAAGGCGTACGATCGGCTGACCTGCTCCGCGAGGGAATCGTGGACCGGATCGTTGCCGAACACCCAGACGCGGCGGACGAGCCGGAGGACTTCTGCCGACGACTCGGCACGGTGCTCCGGTACGAGCTCGCCGAGTTGACGTCGAAGAGCACGCATACGGTGCTTGCTCAACGGCTACAGCGCTACAGCGGGTAGGCGGCGCGGCTCGCGACGCGACGGAGGGGAATGCCGGTGAAGGTTGCACGCACCGGACGGACCCTGATATGACCGTGTGCGCGACCTTCGAGGAGTGGACCCGACAAAGTGACGCACAGTCAGTACGCAGACGACCAGGACGGCAGCGCAGTTGCGGCGGCACTCCGCGGCACCGCTGTGCTCACCGCATCTGTTGCCGCGACGCTGCCCGCCACCGTCGCCGGACGACAGGTGGCACGCGAGCTCAAGCCGGTCAACGCCGACCCGACACTCTCGCCGCGGGAGAGATTCGCCAGCGACCTACTCACCCGTGCCGCGGTCGTACCCGCGGCGTTCGGAATGCTGTCCCGCAAGAGCGCCAAAGCCGCGATGATCGGGCTCGGCGTCGCCACTGTGGCCACGGTCGCCGAGCACGGCTGGCTCGCGCTCTTCGGCGACCCGTACGTCGGTGAAGAGCGTCGGCGCCTCGCCCGCACATAGCCAGGCCGATCCGCCCTTCGCCTCACGTCCGGTCGGCGCCGGGCGAGCATCACCGGCATCGACGCTGAGCCTCCAATGAGCTCAGCTGCTTCCCTCCCCAACGTTCGTCGGCCAAACTCTGCGAGCGGTTGTCGAGGAGGCAATGATGCGTGGACGAAATCTGACCGGCGCGATCGCCGGCGCGATCCTGATAACACTCGTGGTCGCAGGTTGTGGCCGATCGGACAGCGGAGGCAGTTCCGAAGTCTCCGACGAGGCCCGTAGCGGTGCGAAGGCGAGCGAACTGGTCCCGGACGACGTAGCGAAGTCCGGTGTGCTTCGTGTCGCCACCGCCGAGGGTTACCCACCCATGGAGATGTTCAAGCCGGGCACTCAGCAGCTGATCGGCGTCGACCCCGACCTCGCGGCGGCGATTGCCACCCAGCTCGACCTCCGCCTCGACATGGTCAACGCCAGCTTCCCCGGACTCATACCGGGCCTCACCGCCGACCGCTGGG
The sequence above is drawn from the Nocardioidaceae bacterium SCSIO 66511 genome and encodes:
- a CDS encoding CoA transferase, with the protein product METPGATEPTGPLDGVLVLDLTRALAGPHAGMMLGDMGARVIKIESPGGDDSRGWGPPFLGDGDDRESTYFMSANRNKESVTLNLKDDADKDVLARLVRRADVLLENFRVGVLDRLGFSVERLHELNPRLVIMSITGFGHDGPEAARAGYDQIAQGEAGLMSITGTDPAEPTKVGVPISDLLAGMNGAYGVVAALYERERTGKGRVVRTSLIAGVVGVHAYQGTRWTVGHEVPEMSGPHHPSIAPYGLFHTATAPVQLTCGSESLWRSFADAIGLDKDEPRFASNHDRVKHREELVAEIERIFADQPAEHWLELLTETGIPSGKVRTFDDVYSWPQLLSQGLLIDVDHATKGTLQLPGPALRLDDNAYAGGREHHTAPPTLGQHNESVRAWLDESP
- a CDS encoding acetyl-CoA carboxylase carboxyltransferase subunit alpha/beta, which gives rise to MTSARKRVSAKELIDSVVDHGSYVSWDTPPDRTGLSEQYAEQLRAAEEKSGVDESVITGEGLIKGRRVALAACEFRFLAGSIGIAASRRLIRAIERATAEGIPLLASPTSGGTRMQEGTVAFVEMAKISAAIARHKAKGLAYLVYLRNPTTGGVMASWGSLGHITVAEPGALVGFLGPRVYEALYEKEFPDGVQTSENLFAHGLIDGVLPPEDIPEIVDRALAVITADPPEPVPDPGSEGVADVDAWDSIERSRRSERPGVRRFLRYAATDVIPLNGTGQGESDPGMMLALARFEGAPCVLLGQVQPPGNRELVAMGPGGLRAARRGMRLARQLRLPLVTVIDTPGAALSPEAEEGGLAGEIARCLADLVTLTAPSVSILLGQGCGGGALALLPANRIIAAQHAWLSPLPPEGASAIVYRTADHAPDMARDQGVRSADLLREGIVDRIVAEHPDAADEPEDFCRRLGTVLRYELAELTSKSTHTVLAQRLQRYSG
- a CDS encoding ATP-dependent helicase; the encoded protein is MPVQYVLQRPRGAVEPPTLDASQRAVVEHAQGPLLVLAGPGTGKTTTLVEAVVDRVERRGLKPEQVLVLTFGRKAADDLRTRIAGRLRQQATAPYAATFHSFCYALIRRYQDPEAFLDPLRLLSAPEQDVRIRELVEGARSDGRILWPEALRPALRTRGFASELQRFMAQARSLGLDPVDIAENALRHDRADWRSAADFFGEYLDVFDAQNLVDYAELVHRALIIAHDPQHQAELRAEFPLVVVDEYQDTDPAQVSLLKALAGDGRDLIAVGDPDQSIYGFRGSDVRGIMRFPDEFRTHDGSRATTLALTSTRRFGRHIVDASRRVIERLGSSGAIDGEAFRAFRSPQPVEPTYGDGSVEAYAYASANAEAEHIALLLRRAHLDDKVDWSQMAVLVRTGAAIPKLQRALNAAGVPTEVAGDEVPLRTEPAVQPLLLALRVIDGLVRDVDPDPDDVATLLSGPLGGLDGGELRRVARELRRLDSEPDDGGESRRPRPSRELLAEALVQPAVFTQIRCDGAEPAYRLARLIARAVEARRSHASPEALLWMLWHSSSWGDRLRADAESGGDRAANAHRDLDAICALFESASRAEERYQRRGVTQFLAELEDQQIPAEPLGELGVRGSAVRLLTAHRSKGLEWRIVVVSGVQDGVWPDVRYRGTLLQTDRLARDGVQEPPSLAERLAEERRLFYVAVTRAMERVIVTAVQSPVDDGDQPSRFFTELHTALNGPGRPESRGRPRRPLSLRGAVGELRRVVETTSSDAVRAEAVARLARLAAPATGDVVVACADPDSWWGVRDETRSEVPVRPADRPVDLSGSSLDGIVSCPLKWFLSHEARGETPGTTAQGFGTLLHALAAEVIDGDLAADPDVLDAHLDDVWQRLDFAAPWVSTLERGEARRAIERFVNWHLSARGREALAAEHSFEVEVPIGGDTVRLRGSMDRVEVDDGGRVHVIDLKTGKKAVKAKDLAEHPQLGVYQVAVQHGAVDELVDGPVEAGGAELVQLRVPAGAREADSPKVQPQAAPEGSPSFVAYEQLTDALARIRTESFPATPGTMCRFCEFRSSCPAQPEGRTILAAPSVDDPQPWRDE